One part of the Halopenitus persicus genome encodes these proteins:
- a CDS encoding DUF7097 family protein, which translates to MERTPNGTPVGVDDPYDVAGICDHLTDDGRCRYALEHAGADPAFAAERRRDGYACHVGEDGNWAACPRYRSTTDGRACLRCGLESLRLAHEPTHPLIEEHHLQYAGSEPGIGTSAADEGGTDDRASEDDEGGEDDEGSEDDEGGEDGGTGNATGDATASEAGPHEITVSLCRWCHAKVHRSIARIDDDASPDPDAIAERERRRSAEQAELSFTSARDRYADGTEGDGSGNS; encoded by the coding sequence ATGGAGCGGACCCCGAACGGAACGCCCGTGGGGGTCGACGACCCCTACGACGTCGCCGGGATCTGTGACCACCTGACCGACGACGGACGGTGTCGGTACGCGCTCGAGCATGCGGGCGCGGACCCGGCGTTCGCCGCCGAGCGACGGCGCGATGGATACGCCTGTCACGTCGGCGAGGACGGGAACTGGGCCGCGTGTCCCCGGTACCGGTCGACGACCGACGGCCGTGCCTGTCTTCGGTGCGGACTGGAGTCGCTTCGACTGGCGCACGAGCCGACCCACCCGTTGATCGAGGAACATCACCTGCAGTACGCCGGAAGCGAACCCGGGATCGGAACTTCCGCCGCCGACGAGGGCGGCACGGACGACAGAGCTAGTGAGGACGACGAAGGCGGCGAGGACGACGAAGGCAGCGAGGACGACGAAGGCGGCGAGGACGGCGGGACCGGCAACGCGACCGGCGACGCGACCGCGTCCGAGGCAGGTCCCCACGAGATCACGGTCTCGCTCTGTCGGTGGTGTCACGCCAAGGTCCATCGATCGATCGCCCGGATCGACGACGACGCGAGCCCCGATCCGGACGCGATCGCCGAACGGGAGCGTCGCCGCAGCGCCGAGCAAGCCGAGCTGTCGTTCACGTCCGCCCGCGACCGATACGCCGACGGGACCGAGGGCGACGGCTCGGGGAACAGTTAG
- a CDS encoding FAD-dependent oxidoreductase, giving the protein MDAAVVIASIDEVGTDTIAVEFESPDGFEAEPGQFIKLTGTVDGEEYSRFYTLSSPDVEGTFETTIEIDHEEGGPFSAYLASLEPGDELQMSGPFGSDHYEGERRVVVLAGGPGIGPAVGIGERALADGNEAAIVYRDDAPAHRERLADLEDRGATVRLLENGTADLADAVTDVVTADPDEQVFVYGFASFIEDVEAALEATGSGVDGAKVENFG; this is encoded by the coding sequence ATGGACGCAGCCGTAGTCATCGCGTCGATCGACGAGGTCGGCACGGACACGATCGCGGTCGAGTTCGAATCGCCCGACGGGTTCGAGGCCGAGCCCGGACAGTTCATCAAGCTCACCGGAACCGTCGACGGCGAGGAGTACTCGCGGTTCTACACGCTCTCCTCGCCGGACGTCGAGGGGACCTTCGAGACGACGATCGAGATCGACCACGAGGAGGGCGGACCGTTCTCCGCGTACCTCGCCTCGCTCGAGCCCGGCGACGAGCTCCAGATGAGCGGACCCTTCGGGAGCGACCACTACGAGGGCGAGCGTCGCGTCGTGGTGCTTGCCGGCGGCCCCGGCATCGGCCCCGCGGTCGGGATCGGCGAGCGAGCGCTCGCCGACGGCAACGAGGCGGCGATCGTCTACCGGGACGACGCGCCCGCACACCGGGAGCGGCTCGCCGATCTCGAGGATCGCGGCGCGACGGTTCGACTCCTCGAGAACGGTACCGCCGACCTCGCCGACGCGGTGACCGACGTCGTCACGGCCGATCCAGATGAACAGGTATTCGTGTACGGGTTCGCCTCGTTCATCGAGGACGTCGAGGCAGCCCTCGAGGCGACCGGATCGGGGGTCGACGGCGCGAAGGTCGAAAACTTCGGCTGA
- a CDS encoding aldo/keto reductase, whose translation MTNLTRHGDGSRAVPTRDGMAMLGYGTWKLADRETCVDAITTAIETGYRHLDTARMYDNETYVGEAIADADVDREEVFLATKIWPDDLAYGDAIDAAYDSLENLDTDYLDLLYVHWPAKAYDPAETLEAFDRLVEEGVTERIGVSNFTPELLADACDRTTAPIFANQFECHPLLPRRRWREACADHGVHPVAYAPIARQEVFEESTIVEIAETHDVSPAQVSLAWLRQRDVTAIPKAASADHIRENWESLSLELEEAELAAIDGIETRSRKVDPSFAPWN comes from the coding sequence ATGACGAACCTGACGCGGCACGGCGACGGATCACGCGCGGTGCCCACCCGCGACGGAATGGCGATGCTCGGATACGGAACCTGGAAGCTGGCCGACCGGGAGACGTGCGTCGACGCGATCACGACCGCGATCGAAACCGGGTATCGGCATCTCGACACGGCTCGGATGTACGACAACGAGACCTACGTCGGGGAGGCGATCGCGGACGCCGACGTCGACCGCGAGGAGGTGTTCCTCGCGACGAAGATCTGGCCGGACGACCTCGCCTACGGGGACGCGATCGACGCCGCCTACGACAGTCTGGAGAACCTGGACACCGACTACCTCGACCTGCTATACGTCCACTGGCCGGCGAAGGCGTACGACCCGGCCGAGACGCTTGAGGCCTTCGACCGGCTCGTCGAGGAGGGGGTCACCGAGCGGATCGGCGTCTCCAATTTCACCCCCGAGCTGCTCGCGGACGCGTGCGACCGGACGACGGCGCCGATCTTCGCGAACCAGTTCGAGTGTCATCCCCTGCTCCCCCGGCGGCGCTGGCGTGAGGCGTGTGCCGACCACGGCGTCCATCCGGTGGCGTACGCCCCGATCGCGCGCCAGGAGGTCTTCGAGGAGTCGACGATCGTCGAGATCGCGGAGACACACGACGTCAGTCCGGCGCAGGTTTCGCTCGCCTGGCTCCGACAGCGCGACGTGACCGCCATCCCGAAGGCCGCGAGCGCGGACCACATCCGCGAGAACTGGGAATCGCTGTCGCTCGAGCTCGAGGAAGCGGAGCTGGCGGCGATCGACGGGATCGAAACGCGATCCCGGAAGGTCGACCCGTCATTTGCGCCCTGGAACTGA
- a CDS encoding 2-oxoacid:acceptor oxidoreductase subunit alpha: MVADFNWAIGGEAGDGIDSTGKIFAQALSRSGRHVFTSKDFASRIRGGYTAYKVRTSVDRVQSVVDRLDVLIALTPRTIEENLPELHEDSVIIYDGERTTMQNAEIPEEMIGLDVPLKRLAEEAGGAIMRNVVALGAACEVTDFPIENLDSALEKRFKDKGQKLVENNQEAARAGQSYVAEEFDHEFDYELETTDNDYVLLNGDEAIGMGAIAAGCRFYSGYPITPATDVMEYLTGRIERYGGHVVQAEDELSAINMALGAARGGARSMTATSGPGIDLMTETFGLVATSETPLVICNVMRSGPSTGMPTKQEQGDLNGMLYGGHGEIPRFVLAPTTIDECFWKTVEAFNLAEKYQTPVYLTADLSLAVTEQTYEPDAFDMDAVEVDRGFLVDEETIGDHQTDAEQFKPHEITDDGISPRAFPGTSGGAHMSTGLEHDELGRRTEEQDMRVEQVDKRNRKVETAEEREDWNPREFGDPEADALVVSWGSNEGALIEALEILEADGIDVRVISVPYIFPRPDLTEDVQAAEETIVVECNATGQFADLVEHDVLERVERINKYTGVRFKADELARDIKETLEA, translated from the coding sequence ATGGTCGCGGACTTCAACTGGGCCATCGGCGGGGAAGCCGGCGATGGCATCGACTCGACGGGCAAGATCTTCGCCCAGGCGCTGTCTCGCTCGGGTCGGCACGTCTTCACCTCCAAGGACTTCGCCTCCCGGATCCGGGGCGGGTACACCGCCTACAAGGTGCGGACGTCCGTCGACAGGGTACAGAGCGTCGTCGACCGACTGGACGTACTGATCGCGTTAACCCCGCGAACGATCGAGGAGAACCTCCCGGAGCTCCACGAGGACTCGGTCATCATCTACGACGGCGAGCGGACCACGATGCAGAACGCCGAGATCCCCGAGGAGATGATCGGCCTCGACGTCCCGCTCAAGCGCCTCGCGGAGGAGGCCGGCGGGGCCATCATGCGCAACGTGGTCGCGCTCGGCGCCGCCTGCGAGGTCACCGACTTCCCGATCGAGAACCTCGATTCGGCACTCGAGAAACGGTTCAAGGACAAGGGGCAGAAGCTGGTCGAGAACAACCAGGAGGCCGCACGCGCCGGCCAATCCTACGTCGCCGAGGAGTTCGACCACGAGTTCGATTACGAGCTCGAGACGACCGACAACGACTACGTGCTCTTAAACGGCGACGAGGCGATCGGGATGGGCGCCATCGCGGCCGGCTGCCGGTTCTACTCCGGCTACCCGATCACGCCCGCGACGGACGTGATGGAGTACCTCACCGGCCGGATCGAACGATACGGCGGCCACGTCGTGCAGGCCGAGGACGAGCTCTCGGCGATCAATATGGCGCTCGGCGCCGCCCGCGGCGGCGCCCGGTCGATGACCGCGACTTCCGGGCCGGGGATCGACCTGATGACGGAGACGTTCGGCCTCGTCGCGACCTCCGAGACCCCGCTCGTCATCTGTAACGTGATGCGGTCGGGCCCCTCCACCGGGATGCCGACGAAACAGGAGCAGGGCGACCTGAACGGGATGCTCTACGGCGGCCACGGCGAGATCCCGCGGTTCGTCCTCGCGCCGACGACGATCGACGAGTGCTTCTGGAAGACGGTCGAGGCGTTCAACCTGGCCGAGAAGTACCAGACGCCGGTCTATCTCACTGCGGACCTCTCGCTTGCGGTCACCGAACAGACCTACGAACCGGACGCGTTCGACATGGACGCCGTCGAGGTCGACCGCGGCTTCCTCGTCGACGAGGAGACGATCGGCGACCACCAGACCGACGCCGAGCAGTTCAAGCCCCACGAGATCACCGACGACGGGATCTCCCCGCGTGCGTTCCCCGGAACGAGCGGCGGTGCCCACATGTCGACGGGGCTCGAACACGACGAACTCGGTCGCCGGACCGAGGAGCAGGACATGCGCGTCGAGCAGGTCGACAAGCGCAACCGGAAGGTCGAGACCGCCGAGGAACGCGAGGACTGGAACCCGCGCGAGTTCGGCGACCCCGAAGCCGACGCGCTCGTCGTCTCGTGGGGCTCGAACGAGGGGGCACTCATCGAGGCCCTCGAGATACTCGAGGCCGACGGCATCGACGTCCGCGTCATTTCGGTGCCGTACATCTTCCCCCGGCCGGACCTCACCGAGGACGTGCAGGCGGCCGAGGAGACGATCGTCGTCGAGTGTAACGCGACCGGACAGTTCGCGGACCTCGTCGAACACGACGTTCTCGAGCGCGTCGAGCGGATAAACAAGTACACGGGCGTGCGGTTCAAGGCCGACGAACTCGCACGTGACATCAAGGAGACCCTGGAGGCGTAA
- a CDS encoding lycopene cyclase domain-containing protein, with product MAAPTTYVDVHLAFLLPPIVGLGLLASRRSLLDRRFLGGLAVLIALAVGYTTPWDARLIAIGVWWYGEGAVGRRFLGVPVGEYAFFVLQPVLTLLWVRWITRNGNGPTRGAPNGPTRGAPRPSPGVRLIGLLSGAAVAAVGGWLVIAGAETRLYLGAILLWAGPVLAIQWAYDWPSLRRRGRTVAVGVLVPTGYLCLVDRIAIDAGIWTIAPDYTTGLTIGGLPVEEGLFFLVTNCFLVQGYLLYDDLIDRRTADGARRSSGAAPRSTGATSRSTDARKEA from the coding sequence ATGGCCGCTCCAACGACGTACGTCGACGTTCATCTGGCGTTTCTCCTGCCGCCGATCGTCGGTCTCGGCCTCCTCGCGTCTCGCCGATCGCTGCTCGACCGGCGGTTCCTCGGCGGGCTCGCGGTCCTGATCGCCCTGGCGGTCGGCTACACGACGCCCTGGGACGCACGCCTGATCGCGATCGGGGTGTGGTGGTACGGAGAGGGGGCCGTGGGTCGACGGTTCCTCGGCGTTCCGGTCGGCGAGTACGCCTTCTTCGTGCTTCAACCGGTGCTGACGCTGCTGTGGGTGCGGTGGATCACGCGGAACGGGAACGGACCGACCCGCGGCGCGCCGAACGGACCGACCCGCGGCGCGCCGCGACCGTCTCCGGGCGTCCGCCTCATCGGACTCCTCTCGGGCGCGGCGGTCGCGGCGGTCGGCGGCTGGCTGGTGATCGCCGGGGCCGAAACGCGGCTCTACCTCGGCGCGATCCTCCTGTGGGCGGGGCCGGTCCTCGCGATCCAGTGGGCGTACGACTGGCCGAGCCTCCGTCGTCGCGGCCGAACGGTCGCGGTCGGCGTCCTCGTGCCGACCGGCTACCTCTGTCTGGTCGACCGGATCGCGATCGACGCGGGGATCTGGACGATCGCTCCGGACTACACGACCGGCCTCACGATCGGCGGATTACCGGTCGAGGAGGGGTTGTTCTTCCTCGTGACGAACTGCTTTCTCGTGCAGGGATACCTGTTGTACGACGATCTGATCGACCGCCGAACGGCGGACGGTGCCCGCCGATCGTCAGGTGCTGCACCCCGATCGACCGGCGCTACATCCCGATCGACGGACGCTCGAAAGGAGGCGTGA
- a CDS encoding 2-oxoacid:ferredoxin oxidoreductase subunit beta yields the protein MSSDVRFTDFKSDKQPTWCPGCGDFGTMNGMMKALAETGNDPDNTFVVAGIGCSGKIGTYMRSYALHGVHGRALPVGTGVKLARPDVEVMVAGGDGDGYSIGAGHFVHAVRRNVDMTYVVMDNRIYGLTKGQASPTSRSDFETSTTPEGPKQPPVNPHALALASGASFIAQSFSSDALRHQEIIQEAIEHDGFGFVNVYSPCVTFNDVDTYDYFRDSLVDLEETDHDRHDYDDAKEVILDADKEYQGVIYQDENSVPYAEQHGIGADMSDIPDGAPEDATDLVREFY from the coding sequence ATGAGCTCAGACGTTCGATTCACCGACTTCAAATCCGACAAGCAGCCGACGTGGTGTCCCGGATGTGGCGACTTCGGCACGATGAACGGGATGATGAAGGCACTCGCTGAGACGGGCAACGATCCCGACAACACCTTCGTCGTGGCCGGGATCGGCTGTTCGGGCAAGATCGGGACGTACATGCGAAGCTACGCGCTCCACGGCGTTCACGGCCGCGCGCTCCCGGTGGGCACGGGCGTCAAGCTCGCGCGCCCCGACGTCGAGGTGATGGTCGCCGGCGGCGACGGCGACGGCTACTCCATCGGCGCCGGCCACTTCGTCCACGCCGTCCGCCGGAACGTGGACATGACCTACGTCGTGATGGACAACCGGATCTACGGGCTGACCAAGGGACAGGCCTCCCCGACCTCCCGGTCCGACTTCGAGACGTCGACGACTCCCGAGGGGCCGAAACAGCCGCCGGTCAACCCGCACGCGCTCGCGCTCGCCTCCGGAGCGAGCTTCATCGCCCAGTCGTTCTCCTCGGACGCGCTGCGCCACCAGGAGATCATCCAGGAGGCGATCGAACACGACGGGTTCGGCTTCGTCAACGTCTACTCGCCGTGCGTCACGTTCAACGACGTCGACACCTACGACTACTTCCGCGACTCGCTGGTCGACCTCGAGGAGACCGACCACGACCGCCACGACTACGACGACGCCAAGGAGGTCATCCTCGACGCGGATAAGGAGTATCAGGGCGTCATCTACCAGGACGAGAACTCGGTGCCGTACGCCGAACAGCACGGCATCGGCGCGGACATGTCCGACATCCCGGACGGCGCGCCGGAGGACGCCACGGACCTCGTCCGCGAGTTCTACTGA
- a CDS encoding Brp/Blh family beta-carotene 15,15'-dioxygenase — MDATTSRVSTGNGAAPTAHALAYLAVVPGWIAAGVLTIAFSFGATVPPRYRWIPLAASVLVIGFPHGAVDHLMVARVRTGRAPDRALTRVGIVYAVLGGGYALAWFLVPRVAVVAFLLLTVVHWGTGELYPLIGIVGVDHLGSSTVRLATAAVRGTLPILVPLIAFPDRFLTVVSLLLDPFLGTSPAWLDALAGGRARTALAAVVGASIVVTLAVGARRALALRADATSRDGTPATGTDAGTTRRSVAIVRPRTAVGGWLLDAAETLLLCAFFLTVPPVLAVGTYFCLWHSLRHVGRLLALDERSNADLAAGRVGLPLWRFARDAAPLTAGGLLVVAGLFLAVPRRPGTPVESIAVYLVAVAVLTLPHTVIVAWADRKQGLVGRWSERGIGGRWS, encoded by the coding sequence ATGGATGCCACGACGTCGCGGGTGTCGACCGGCAACGGGGCCGCCCCCACGGCTCACGCTCTGGCATACCTCGCGGTGGTCCCCGGCTGGATCGCCGCGGGCGTCCTGACGATCGCGTTCTCGTTCGGAGCGACGGTCCCGCCCCGCTACCGGTGGATCCCGCTTGCGGCGAGCGTTCTCGTGATCGGGTTCCCCCACGGGGCCGTCGACCACCTGATGGTCGCGCGGGTGCGGACGGGACGGGCTCCCGATCGAGCCCTGACGCGAGTCGGCATCGTTTACGCCGTCCTCGGCGGCGGCTACGCACTCGCGTGGTTTCTCGTCCCCCGCGTGGCGGTCGTCGCGTTCCTGCTGTTGACCGTCGTGCACTGGGGCACCGGCGAGCTGTATCCCCTGATCGGGATCGTCGGCGTCGACCATCTCGGGTCGTCGACCGTCCGGCTCGCGACGGCGGCGGTCCGGGGGACGCTCCCGATCCTCGTCCCGCTCATCGCCTTCCCGGACCGGTTTCTGACGGTCGTCTCGCTGCTTCTGGACCCGTTCCTCGGAACCTCGCCCGCGTGGCTCGACGCGCTCGCCGGAGGCCGGGCGCGCACCGCGCTCGCCGCGGTGGTGGGTGCGTCCATCGTCGTGACGCTCGCGGTCGGCGCGCGTCGCGCCCTGGCGCTTCGGGCTGATGCGACGTCCCGTGACGGCACACCGGCGACGGGCACCGACGCCGGAACGACGCGGCGGTCCGTCGCCATCGTCCGGCCCCGGACAGCGGTCGGCGGCTGGCTGCTCGACGCTGCCGAGACGCTGCTTTTGTGTGCGTTCTTCCTGACCGTCCCGCCGGTGTTGGCCGTCGGGACCTACTTCTGTCTCTGGCACTCGCTCCGGCACGTGGGACGGCTGCTCGCGCTCGACGAGCGCTCGAACGCCGACCTCGCCGCCGGCCGGGTCGGGCTGCCCCTGTGGCGGTTCGCCCGTGACGCCGCCCCGCTCACCGCGGGCGGCTTGCTCGTCGTCGCCGGACTGTTCCTCGCCGTTCCCCGTCGTCCCGGGACGCCGGTCGAGTCGATCGCGGTGTATCTCGTCGCGGTCGCCGTCCTGACGCTCCCCCACACGGTGATCGTGGCGTGGGCGGACCGGAAGCAGGGGCTCGTCGGTCGGTGGTCCGAGCGAGGGATCGGCGGGCGGTGGTCGTGA
- a CDS encoding digeranylgeranylglycerophospholipid reductase — protein MSDRFDVVIAGAGPAGAQCARDLAARDYDVLVLETEPEAEFPRQSNKSTAGTFPSMMAAFGVPDDVVMQFTDSVVLESPNDFYVQNQPGAVLEFAEFKRWLVADGREQGVEYRFDSRATAPIESDGSVVGVRYDGSEEVFADVVVDATGPAAPLAKALDVCDLRRENQAIGIEWELEGIETDHPGYADLHDAMMLRLDHDVAPGGYSWIFHTGGDTAKVGVCYIQNDRHREHADEDLTIDGYLERWLESDPRFADAEKIEGKIHRGSAHIQQPAGMSTDGFVAIGDTVPSIDPLWGEGIHKGMKSARAAAAAIDRCLSPAESDTSAAQLSTYDDLWHRDVAPKARQRLLMTELLYLASNDRYDRLMRDLRATDEDTLAQINGGNLAAFPKLLHLEDLSLLATFGKERFLEGSARWTGGA, from the coding sequence ATGAGCGATCGCTTCGACGTGGTCATCGCCGGGGCCGGCCCAGCGGGCGCCCAGTGTGCCCGCGATCTCGCCGCGCGGGACTACGACGTCCTCGTTCTCGAGACGGAACCGGAGGCGGAGTTCCCGCGCCAGAGCAACAAATCCACCGCGGGAACCTTCCCGTCGATGATGGCCGCCTTCGGCGTCCCGGACGACGTCGTGATGCAGTTCACCGACTCGGTGGTTCTCGAGTCGCCCAACGATTTCTACGTCCAGAACCAGCCGGGTGCCGTCCTCGAGTTCGCGGAGTTCAAACGGTGGCTCGTCGCCGACGGACGCGAGCAGGGCGTCGAGTACCGGTTCGATTCCCGGGCGACCGCGCCGATCGAGTCGGACGGGTCGGTCGTCGGCGTCCGGTACGACGGGTCCGAGGAGGTGTTTGCCGACGTGGTCGTCGACGCGACCGGCCCCGCCGCGCCGCTGGCGAAGGCGCTGGACGTCTGTGACTTGCGTCGCGAGAACCAGGCGATCGGCATCGAGTGGGAGCTTGAAGGGATCGAGACGGACCATCCGGGCTACGCCGACCTCCACGACGCGATGATGCTGCGGCTCGACCACGACGTCGCGCCGGGTGGGTACTCGTGGATCTTCCACACCGGCGGGGATACCGCCAAGGTCGGAGTCTGTTACATCCAGAACGACCGCCACCGCGAGCACGCCGACGAGGACCTCACGATCGACGGGTACCTCGAGCGCTGGCTCGAGTCGGATCCGCGGTTCGCCGACGCCGAGAAGATCGAGGGGAAGATCCATCGTGGCTCCGCGCACATCCAGCAGCCGGCCGGGATGAGCACCGACGGCTTCGTCGCGATCGGGGATACGGTTCCCTCGATCGACCCCCTCTGGGGCGAGGGGATCCACAAGGGGATGAAGTCCGCCCGCGCGGCGGCGGCGGCGATCGACCGCTGTCTGAGCCCCGCCGAGTCGGACACCTCGGCCGCACAGCTATCGACCTACGACGACCTCTGGCACCGCGATGTCGCGCCGAAGGCCCGACAGCGGCTGTTGATGACCGAACTCCTCTATCTCGCCTCCAACGACCGATACGACCGCTTGATGCGTGACCTCCGGGCCACCGACGAGGACACCCTCGCACAGATCAACGGCGGGAACCTTGCCGCCTTCCCGAAGCTCCTCCATCTCGAGGACCTCTCGCTGCTTGCGACCTTCGGCAAGGAACGGTTCCTCGAGGGGTCGGCCCGCTGGACCGGCGGCGCCTGA
- the gatB gene encoding Asp-tRNA(Asn)/Glu-tRNA(Gln) amidotransferase subunit GatB: protein MSTRTATEERAVVIGLEVHVQLETDTKIFCGCSTEAAEDEEPNTRTCPVCLGLPGALPVLNEGAVEAAVKIGKALEADIPERTTFHRKNYYYPDLPKNFQITQYDAPVCADGELEVSVEGSRRTIGITRAHLEEDPGSLQHAGGSIDTADHTLVDYNRAGTPLVEIVTEPDFRSPAETRAFLAKLEEVLEYLGVFDATRDGSLRVDANVSLVPGEAVADDGSITEDALAEANRTEVKNISSHKGAEKALAYEVTRQRNALRRGRAVDQETRHWDESRGITVSMRSKEAEKDYRYFREADLPPLEVSDWRESIPIPELPDARRERFREEYDLDAESADKLTSRKAVADFYEDVADRFDPGLAATWVADNLLGELNYRDMAIADVDDRLEEFARLIELVDAGELTTKNAEEVVLRGMLDDGDDPDAIVEREGLGTADTGEVAAAVADAIDDNPEAVADYNDGDEGAINFLVGQVMQRTGGSADPGEVNALLREQLDE, encoded by the coding sequence ATGAGTACGCGGACCGCGACCGAGGAGCGAGCGGTCGTCATCGGACTCGAGGTGCACGTGCAGCTCGAGACGGACACGAAGATCTTCTGCGGCTGCTCGACCGAGGCCGCCGAGGACGAGGAGCCGAACACCCGGACCTGTCCGGTCTGCCTGGGCCTGCCCGGCGCCCTGCCGGTGCTCAACGAGGGCGCCGTCGAGGCCGCCGTCAAGATCGGCAAGGCGCTCGAGGCGGACATCCCCGAGCGGACGACCTTCCACCGGAAGAACTACTACTACCCGGACCTCCCGAAGAACTTCCAGATCACCCAGTACGACGCCCCCGTCTGCGCCGACGGCGAGCTCGAGGTCTCCGTCGAGGGCTCGCGTCGCACCATCGGGATCACCCGGGCGCATCTCGAGGAGGATCCCGGTAGCCTCCAGCACGCCGGCGGGTCGATCGACACCGCCGACCACACGCTCGTCGATTACAACCGCGCCGGCACGCCCCTCGTGGAGATCGTCACCGAGCCGGACTTCCGGTCGCCCGCGGAGACGCGCGCGTTCCTCGCGAAGCTCGAGGAGGTCCTCGAGTACCTCGGGGTCTTCGACGCGACCCGCGACGGCAGCCTTCGGGTGGACGCGAACGTGTCGCTCGTCCCGGGCGAGGCGGTCGCCGACGACGGCTCGATCACCGAGGACGCCCTCGCCGAGGCCAACCGCACCGAGGTGAAGAACATCTCGAGCCACAAGGGCGCCGAGAAGGCGCTCGCCTACGAGGTCACCCGCCAGCGGAACGCCCTGCGCCGGGGCCGGGCGGTCGACCAGGAGACGCGCCACTGGGACGAGTCCCGCGGCATCACCGTCTCGATGCGCTCGAAGGAGGCCGAGAAGGATTACCGCTACTTCCGTGAGGCCGATCTGCCCCCCCTGGAGGTGAGCGACTGGCGGGAGTCGATCCCGATCCCCGAGCTGCCCGATGCCCGCCGCGAGCGGTTCCGGGAGGAGTACGACCTCGACGCCGAGTCGGCCGACAAGCTCACCTCCCGGAAGGCGGTCGCGGACTTCTATGAGGACGTCGCCGACCGGTTCGACCCGGGCCTGGCGGCCACCTGGGTCGCCGACAACCTCCTCGGCGAGCTCAACTACCGCGACATGGCGATCGCCGACGTCGACGACCGGCTCGAGGAGTTCGCCCGCCTGATCGAGCTCGTCGACGCCGGCGAGCTCACGACGAAGAACGCCGAGGAGGTCGTGCTCCGTGGAATGTTGGACGACGGCGACGACCCCGACGCGATCGTCGAGCGCGAGGGGCTCGGCACGGCCGACACCGGCGAGGTCGCGGCCGCCGTCGCGGACGCGATCGACGACAACCCCGAGGCGGTCGCCGACTACAACGACGGCGACGAGGGCGCGATCAACTTCCTCGTCGGCCAGGTGATGCAGCGGACCGGCGGCTCCGCCGACCCCGGCGAGGTCAACGCGCTGCTTCGCGAGCAGCTGGACGAGTGA